In Rhodomicrobium lacus, the following proteins share a genomic window:
- a CDS encoding thymidylate synthase: protein MQTYLDLLRDVRHQGTRRDDRTGTGTLSLFGRQARFDLEAGFPLVTTKKLHLKSIVHELLWFLAGDTNIAYLKENRVSIWDEWADANGDLGPVYGAQWRSWPARDGGAIDQIADVIHAIRTNPDSRRLVVSAWNPADLPRMALAPCHCLFQFYVADGRLSCQLYQRSADIFLGVPFNIASYALLTMMAAQVTGLRPGDFVHTFGDLHLYLNHIEQADEQLRRAPRPLPRMTLNPEVRSIFDFTYADFKLEGYDPHPAIKAPVAV, encoded by the coding sequence ATGCAAACTTACCTCGACCTCCTTCGTGATGTACGCCACCAGGGCACCCGCCGGGACGACCGCACCGGTACGGGCACGCTGAGCCTCTTCGGGCGTCAGGCGCGCTTCGATCTCGAAGCCGGCTTTCCGCTGGTCACGACCAAGAAGCTGCACCTGAAATCGATTGTCCATGAGCTGCTCTGGTTTCTCGCGGGAGATACAAACATCGCGTATCTCAAGGAAAACCGCGTCTCGATCTGGGACGAATGGGCTGACGCGAATGGCGACCTTGGCCCCGTCTACGGCGCGCAGTGGCGGTCATGGCCCGCGCGCGACGGCGGCGCCATCGACCAGATCGCAGACGTCATCCATGCAATCCGCACCAATCCCGATTCGCGCCGCCTCGTCGTCTCGGCGTGGAACCCGGCGGACCTGCCGCGCATGGCGCTGGCGCCCTGTCACTGCCTGTTCCAGTTCTACGTTGCGGACGGCCGCCTGTCCTGCCAACTCTACCAGCGCTCGGCCGACATCTTCCTCGGCGTGCCTTTCAACATCGCCTCCTACGCGCTCCTGACCATGATGGCGGCGCAGGTGACGGGCTTGCGTCCCGGCGACTTCGTGCACACCTTCGGCGACCTGCACCTGTACCTGAACCATATCGAGCAGGCCGACGAGCAACTTCGCAGAGCGCCGCGCCCGCTCCCGCGCATGACCCTCAACCCCGAGGTTCGCTCGATCTTCGATTTCACGTATGCCGACTTCAAGCTCGAAGGCTACGATCCCCATCCGGCGATCAAGGCGCCCGTGGCGGTATGA
- a CDS encoding geranylgeranyl diphosphate reductase: MTDLDTFDVIVVGGGPAGATAANDLARMGHHVLLLDRGHRIKPCGGAIPPRAIKDFAIPGECLVARITSARMVAPSGKEVDMPIDGGFVGMVDRATFDEWLRNRAAASGAERRKGKFEKYSRDDKGRTVITYKTPEGDRVNVTAKAVIGADGANSEVAKQALPDVKKVPLVYAYHEIVKAPVGGLTNYDPTRCDVYYQGKLSPDFYGWIFPHGDTVSIGTGTMIKGFDMRQAVADLRKHVGLDEEHAETLRWEGSPIPLKPLKRWDNGRDVVLAGDASGVVAPASGEGIYYALLGGRLAAEAVAEFLKTADARALATARKRFMKEHGRIFWVLEIMQHFWYRNDKRRERFVNICQDKDVQRLTWQSYMHKELVRSNPVAHARIFFKDLAHLLGLVRT, encoded by the coding sequence ATGACCGATCTTGACACATTCGACGTCATCGTGGTCGGCGGCGGCCCCGCCGGTGCAACGGCAGCAAACGATCTCGCACGGATGGGCCATCACGTGCTTCTGCTCGACCGGGGGCACCGCATCAAGCCTTGCGGCGGCGCGATCCCGCCGCGAGCCATCAAGGACTTCGCCATACCCGGCGAGTGCCTCGTTGCGCGCATCACCTCGGCTCGCATGGTTGCGCCGTCCGGCAAGGAAGTGGACATGCCCATCGACGGCGGCTTCGTCGGCATGGTGGACCGCGCCACGTTCGACGAATGGCTGCGGAACCGCGCAGCGGCGTCTGGTGCCGAGCGCCGCAAAGGCAAGTTCGAGAAGTATTCGCGCGACGACAAGGGTCGCACCGTCATCACCTACAAGACGCCCGAAGGGGATCGCGTCAACGTCACCGCAAAAGCCGTCATCGGCGCCGATGGGGCGAACTCGGAAGTGGCCAAGCAGGCGTTGCCCGACGTGAAGAAGGTGCCGCTCGTATACGCCTATCACGAAATTGTGAAGGCTCCGGTCGGCGGTTTGACGAACTACGATCCAACGCGCTGCGACGTCTATTATCAGGGCAAGCTGTCGCCTGACTTCTACGGCTGGATCTTCCCGCACGGCGACACGGTCAGCATCGGCACCGGCACCATGATCAAGGGTTTCGACATGCGTCAGGCGGTGGCGGACCTGCGCAAGCATGTGGGCCTCGACGAAGAGCATGCGGAGACGCTGCGCTGGGAAGGCTCGCCCATTCCGCTCAAGCCTCTGAAACGCTGGGATAATGGCCGCGACGTGGTGCTCGCGGGCGATGCGTCCGGCGTGGTTGCCCCGGCTTCGGGCGAGGGCATCTATTACGCTCTGCTGGGCGGCCGACTCGCGGCAGAAGCGGTAGCAGAGTTCCTCAAGACTGCGGACGCCAGGGCGCTCGCCACTGCCCGCAAGCGCTTCATGAAGGAGCACGGAAGGATTTTCTGGGTGCTCGAAATCATGCAGCACTTCTGGTACCGCAACGACAAGCGCCGTGAACGCTTCGTGAACATCTGTCAGGACAAGGACGTTCAGCGCCTCACCTGGCAGTCATACATGCATAAGGAACTAGTTCGCTCCAATCCTGTTGCCCATGCTAGGATCTTCTTCAAGGATCTGGCTCACCTTCTGGGATTGGTACGAACGTGA
- a CDS encoding BCD family MFS transporter, whose product MSTTLGWFGIVRLGLVQMSLGGIVALATSTLNRVMVVELLLPATLPGLLFGIHYAAEMLRPRWGHGSDKGGKRTPWIIGGMAVLALSGVGAAGSIALMSTNTTAGIACAVLAYIGIGIGAGAAGTSLLVLVAKSTAPDRKATAAAIVWTLMISGTALAAGFAGFMLAPFSMERLIAVSASISAIAFTIAVLAIWGVERRVVDAAEKPKEKPAHSFIEAMKDVLSERDARRMTIFIFISMLAFSAQELLLEPFAGSVFGLTPAETAKLFGSHRAGIVLGMVAGGLLGIFSAKSNSLGRYWVAGGCFASSAGLFALAAVGLGAEGGFLKSVVFSLGVANGIYAVAAIGTMISMASIGKGSREGVRMGMWGAAQAVAFGLGGVVGTASVDIARVALGSAAAAYSLLFIIQGVLFAFSTYLAFRLTAAAQAPTESHRDTELSHQTNAPLRVHPEQV is encoded by the coding sequence ATGTCCACGACGCTCGGCTGGTTTGGCATCGTCCGCCTCGGACTCGTACAGATGTCGCTCGGCGGCATCGTGGCTCTCGCCACTTCGACGCTGAACCGGGTTATGGTGGTCGAGCTTCTGCTTCCCGCGACATTGCCGGGCCTGCTGTTCGGCATCCACTACGCGGCCGAAATGCTCCGCCCGCGCTGGGGCCACGGCTCCGACAAGGGCGGCAAGCGCACACCGTGGATCATCGGCGGCATGGCCGTTCTCGCGCTTTCGGGTGTCGGCGCGGCCGGTTCCATTGCACTCATGTCCACGAACACGACGGCAGGCATCGCCTGCGCGGTCCTTGCCTATATCGGCATCGGCATCGGCGCGGGCGCGGCGGGAACATCGCTTCTCGTCCTCGTCGCCAAGTCGACCGCCCCCGACCGCAAGGCTACCGCCGCCGCCATCGTCTGGACATTGATGATAAGCGGGACCGCGCTCGCGGCGGGCTTCGCGGGCTTCATGCTCGCCCCCTTCTCGATGGAACGGCTCATAGCCGTCAGCGCCTCGATCTCGGCCATCGCATTTACGATTGCCGTCCTCGCCATCTGGGGCGTCGAGCGGCGCGTGGTCGACGCGGCGGAGAAACCGAAGGAAAAGCCGGCCCACAGCTTTATCGAAGCCATGAAGGACGTTCTGTCAGAGCGCGACGCGCGCCGCATGACGATCTTCATCTTCATCTCCATGCTCGCTTTCAGCGCGCAGGAATTGCTTCTCGAACCGTTCGCGGGCTCGGTCTTCGGCCTGACGCCAGCCGAGACGGCAAAGCTGTTCGGCTCTCATCGCGCGGGCATTGTGCTCGGCATGGTGGCGGGCGGGCTCCTCGGCATCTTCTCCGCCAAAAGTAACTCTCTCGGGCGGTACTGGGTGGCGGGCGGATGCTTCGCCTCTTCCGCCGGGCTTTTCGCGCTCGCAGCCGTCGGTCTCGGCGCCGAGGGCGGGTTTCTCAAGAGCGTCGTCTTCTCGCTCGGCGTGGCAAACGGCATTTACGCTGTGGCCGCCATCGGCACCATGATTTCCATGGCGAGCATCGGCAAGGGTTCGCGCGAGGGCGTCCGCATGGGCATGTGGGGCGCGGCGCAAGCGGTGGCCTTCGGGCTCGGCGGCGTCGTGGGCACGGCTTCGGTCGATATCGCACGCGTCGCGCTCGGCTCCGCCGCAGCCGCCTATTCTCTGCTGTTCATCATTCAGGGCGTGCTTTTCGCGTTCTCGACCTACCTCGCCTTCCGGCTGACCGCGGCCGCCCAAGCCCCAACCGAATCGCATCGCGATACAGAGCTTTCTCACCAGACGAACGCCCCGTTGCGGGTCCATCCGGAGCAAGTTTGA
- a CDS encoding dihydrofolate reductase yields MNKARSFTLALVVAAAENGVIGRDGKLPWRLKGDLKRFRKLTMGHPLIMGSKTFASIGKPLDGRDSIVLTRDPAAISPQPCLFTATSMANAIDLARARAEERGVAGAFVIGGAEIFAIALPFVDRIHLARVHASPSGDAYWRTPPEEEWLVVSREEWPASESDEFSVTDLTLERSSRA; encoded by the coding sequence ATGAACAAGGCGCGGTCTTTCACTCTCGCGCTCGTGGTGGCGGCCGCCGAAAACGGCGTCATCGGCCGCGACGGCAAGCTGCCCTGGCGGTTGAAAGGCGATCTCAAGCGCTTCCGCAAGCTCACGATGGGCCATCCCCTCATCATGGGCAGCAAGACGTTCGCCTCCATCGGCAAGCCGCTCGACGGCCGCGATTCCATCGTCCTGACGCGCGATCCGGCAGCCATTTCTCCGCAGCCCTGTTTGTTCACGGCGACGTCGATGGCGAACGCGATCGACCTCGCCCGTGCGCGTGCCGAAGAGCGCGGCGTGGCCGGGGCTTTCGTCATCGGCGGCGCGGAAATCTTCGCCATCGCCCTGCCCTTCGTCGATCGAATCCATCTCGCCCGCGTCCACGCCTCGCCGTCCGGCGACGCATACTGGCGAACGCCGCCGGAAGAGGAATGGCTCGTTGTGTCCAGAGAGGAATGGCCCGCGAGCGAGTCCGACGAGTTTTCGGTGACCGATCTTACGCTGGAGCGGTCCTCGCGCGCTTGA
- a CDS encoding TspO/MBR family protein, translating into MTYTHTDTAEALAGPRPGFWKPFGIAFLLAMVVGGLGALTTDLSSWYFSLNKPSWQPPDWAFGPAWTVIYAFTALAAVYAWREAPTRDDRLTIVLLFLCTAFFNLLWSLLFFRLHRPDWALIEVGALWASVFIPIVVLARYSKTASWLLVPYLAWVTFAGFLNYTVVQLNPQIVAQ; encoded by the coding sequence GTGACTTATACACACACAGACACCGCGGAAGCGCTGGCAGGGCCCCGGCCGGGGTTCTGGAAGCCCTTTGGAATCGCATTTTTGCTGGCCATGGTGGTCGGCGGCCTGGGAGCGCTGACGACCGACCTTTCTTCCTGGTATTTTTCGCTCAACAAGCCGTCGTGGCAGCCGCCGGACTGGGCGTTCGGACCGGCGTGGACGGTGATCTATGCCTTCACCGCGCTTGCCGCCGTCTACGCGTGGCGCGAGGCTCCCACCCGCGATGACAGGCTGACAATCGTCCTCCTGTTCCTCTGTACGGCGTTCTTCAACCTGCTCTGGAGCCTGCTGTTCTTTCGGCTTCATCGGCCGGACTGGGCGTTGATCGAGGTGGGCGCGCTCTGGGCCTCGGTATTCATTCCGATCGTCGTTCTGGCGCGTTACTCGAAGACGGCGAGCTGGCTGCTCGTGCCCTATCTTGCATGGGTGACCTTCGCGGGCTTCCTGAATTACACAGTGGTTCAGTTGAACCCGCAGATCGTCGCGCAATAG
- the hflK gene encoding FtsH protease activity modulator HflK — MPWNQSGGGGWKGGPSGGPWGQGPAGGGSPPPDLEEILRRSQDKLRQAVPGGVGFAGIGLLLFVLAAAVGYFGFTVRINPDERGVVQRFGAYDRELSNGLNFRWPYPVEEVTIVPFTRQNRVEVGFSSGPTGPFGAIRSSARNEESLMLTGDENIVELNFNVFWNVKDAPAYLFNVRNQGDSLDASPNVKAVAESAMREVIGQNDIQPILTKSRQDIEESVKTLIQRTLDSYKSGINITQVNLQKVDPPSEVIAAFRDVQAARADQERLRNEAESYANRVVPEARGEAQRILQGAQGYREQAVAEAKGRTERFLKVFEEYQKAPDVTRKRMYLETLERVLGGMDKIIIDEKSGTNGVVPYLPLNELQRTQTGGQR, encoded by the coding sequence ATGCCGTGGAATCAGAGTGGCGGCGGAGGCTGGAAGGGCGGTCCGAGCGGCGGCCCTTGGGGACAAGGCCCCGCCGGCGGTGGTTCGCCTCCCCCCGATCTCGAAGAAATCCTGCGCCGCAGTCAGGACAAGCTGCGCCAGGCCGTGCCGGGCGGTGTCGGCTTCGCGGGCATCGGGCTTCTCCTGTTCGTGCTCGCTGCCGCAGTCGGCTATTTCGGCTTCACGGTGCGCATCAATCCGGATGAACGCGGCGTCGTGCAGCGCTTCGGCGCATACGACCGCGAGCTTTCGAACGGCCTCAATTTCCGCTGGCCTTATCCCGTCGAGGAAGTGACCATCGTTCCGTTCACACGCCAGAACCGCGTCGAGGTCGGCTTTTCGAGCGGCCCGACAGGGCCATTCGGCGCGATCCGTTCCTCTGCCCGCAATGAGGAAAGCCTCATGCTGACGGGCGACGAAAACATCGTGGAACTGAACTTCAACGTCTTCTGGAACGTCAAGGACGCGCCCGCTTACCTCTTCAACGTGCGTAATCAGGGCGACAGCCTCGATGCCAGTCCGAACGTGAAGGCAGTAGCCGAGAGCGCCATGCGCGAGGTGATCGGCCAGAACGATATCCAGCCCATCCTCACGAAGAGCAGGCAGGACATCGAGGAGTCGGTCAAGACGCTCATCCAGCGCACACTCGACAGCTACAAGTCCGGCATCAACATCACACAGGTCAATCTGCAAAAGGTCGATCCGCCAAGCGAGGTCATCGCGGCCTTCCGCGACGTTCAGGCCGCGCGCGCCGATCAGGAGCGCCTCAGAAACGAGGCGGAATCCTACGCGAACCGCGTCGTGCCGGAAGCCCGAGGCGAAGCGCAGCGCATCCTTCAGGGCGCGCAGGGCTATCGCGAGCAGGCGGTGGCAGAGGCCAAGGGCCGGACAGAGCGCTTCCTCAAGGTCTTCGAAGAGTATCAGAAGGCTCCCGATGTGACGCGCAAACGCATGTATCTCGAAACGCTGGAACGTGTGCTGGGCGGTATGGACAAGATCATCATCGATGAGAAATCCGGAACCAACGGCGTCGTGCCCTATCTTCCCTTGAACGAACTTCAGCGCACCCAGACCGGAGGCCAGCGATGA
- a CDS encoding c-type cytochrome, which translates to MKAVKIAMVGAALVWSASAYAAGDPVKGEQVFKQCKICHQVGPTAKPGVGPVQNNVVGAKAGSRPGFNYSDAMKNSGLTWDEATLDKYLENPKAIVPGTKMVFVGLKNPQDRADVIAYLATQHGQ; encoded by the coding sequence ATGAAAGCAGTCAAAATCGCCATGGTCGGCGCAGCTCTCGTCTGGTCGGCTTCGGCATATGCCGCTGGCGATCCGGTGAAGGGTGAGCAGGTCTTCAAGCAATGCAAGATCTGTCACCAGGTTGGCCCGACGGCGAAGCCGGGCGTCGGCCCCGTGCAGAACAACGTCGTCGGCGCGAAGGCGGGCTCGCGCCCGGGCTTCAACTATTCCGACGCGATGAAGAACTCCGGCCTGACGTGGGACGAAGCCACCCTCGACAAGTATCTCGAAAATCCGAAGGCTATCGTTCCGGGCACGAAGATGGTGTTCGTCGGCCTGAAGAACCCGCAGGATCGCGCGGACGTCATCGCGTATCTCGCGACGCAGCACGGCCAGTAA
- the hflC gene encoding protease modulator HflC — MRTAIVGFLILLATGLVIAVGFSAFIVPQTHRALVLQFGEPVRTIDNPGLYWRLPFVQTVVQFDRRILDLQTEEQEVIAADQKRIIVDAFARYRISDPLAFYRAFRNELAARQRLTAIVDSTIRSVLGRATFIDLVRNQREGLMKQTLAFVNNDVRGFGVEVVDVRIRRADLPEANSQAIFRRMQTERQREAAELRAQGAEQAQRIRSTADKEVTVVTANANRDGERIRGEGDAERNRIYADAFGRDRDFFAFYRSMQAYEESLKGSHTRIVVSPSSEFFRYFNEPMSAAPGSVRTPSPAGQTGSSAAAATPPVR; from the coding sequence ATGAGAACCGCGATTGTGGGATTCCTCATTCTCCTTGCGACGGGCCTGGTCATCGCGGTCGGTTTCTCCGCGTTCATCGTGCCGCAGACACATCGCGCGCTCGTGCTCCAATTCGGCGAGCCGGTCCGCACGATAGACAACCCCGGCCTTTACTGGCGGCTGCCGTTCGTGCAGACGGTCGTGCAGTTCGACCGGCGTATCCTCGATCTTCAGACCGAGGAGCAGGAAGTGATCGCAGCCGACCAGAAGCGTATCATCGTCGATGCCTTCGCCCGGTACCGGATCAGCGATCCGCTCGCGTTTTACCGGGCCTTCCGCAACGAACTTGCCGCGCGTCAGCGTCTCACTGCCATCGTCGATTCGACGATCCGCAGCGTGCTCGGGCGCGCGACCTTCATCGATCTCGTGCGTAATCAGCGCGAGGGGCTCATGAAGCAGACGCTCGCTTTCGTGAACAACGACGTTCGCGGTTTCGGCGTCGAAGTCGTCGATGTCCGCATCCGCCGCGCGGACCTGCCGGAGGCGAACAGCCAGGCCATCTTCCGCCGCATGCAGACCGAGCGTCAGCGTGAAGCCGCCGAACTGCGCGCGCAGGGCGCCGAGCAGGCGCAGCGCATCAGGTCGACCGCCGACAAGGAAGTGACCGTCGTCACCGCCAACGCGAATCGCGACGGCGAGCGCATCCGGGGCGAAGGCGATGCCGAAAGGAACCGCATCTATGCCGACGCATTCGGTCGCGACCGCGATTTCTTCGCCTTCTACCGCTCCATGCAGGCTTACGAAGAATCGCTCAAGGGCAGCCACACCCGCATCGTGGTGTCGCCCTCGTCCGAATTCTTCCGTTATTTCAATGAGCCTATGAGTGCGGCACCCGGAAGCGTCAGGACGCCTTCGCCTGCCGGACAGACAGGGTCCAGCGCCGCCGCGGCTACGCCCCCGGTGCGCTGA